In Thermoanaerobacterium xylanolyticum LX-11, the genomic window GGGAGCGATGCATCTGAAATTGCTCAGATAATATCTACTTCATGTCAAAGTGGTGCAAAGGCAGATGATCTTAAAAAAGCCATATACACTCATCCTACCAGAAGTGAGACTATAATGGAGGCAGTAAAAGATATTTTTAAAGAATCGATACATAAAGTATAATAAAGATTTTAAAGCGATAATGCTTTAAAATAAATTAAATTTAGAAAGGAAAGGTATTATGGCAAAGGTTGATTTAAATCAAATGTATGCAAATTTAAGCAAGATAGGTCAAAGCATTCCATCAGTTATGAAGGCATTTGAGGAGCTTCATGTTTCAGCTGTTGGCAACGGAGCACTTTCAGCTAAAGAAAAGGAACTAATTGCATTAGGCATAGGCGTTGCTGTTCACTGCTCATACTGTATAGCCGATCATGTAAATTCATGTTTAAAAGCTGGAGCAACTCGAGATGAGATAATGGAAGTATTAGGTGTTGCAATACTTATGGGTGGAGGTCCTGCTGCAGCTTATGCTACAGAAGCTGTCCAGGTATTAGAAGATGCAGGTAAATAAAAATATAGCTAAAAGGAGGTAATTAAAATGGCAGTGGAAACTTTTAAGGCGGTTTCTAAAAAGTTGCCGGAAGGATTGGCAGTGGAAAGCGAAGTAAGAGGCTTTAAGATGGTTTTAGACGAGCCGAAAGAAATGGGCGGTACAAATAAAGGAATGAATCCTGTAGAGGCATTGCTTTGTGCTTTGGGCTCTTGCCAAACCATTGTAGCATCAGCTTTTGCAAAGGCTAAAGGCATAAATCTTCAAGAGTTCTGGGTAGAACTAGAAGGCGATATTGATTTGGATGGCTTTATGGGTAAATCCGACGTAAGACCAGGTTTCCAAGAGATAAGATTTAAGATGCACATGAAGACAGATGCTCCAAAAGAAAAAGCAGAGGAGTTTGCAAAATTTATAGAAAAAACATGCCCAGTAGGCGATTCTATAGCGAATCCTGTAAAATTAGTTTTGTCAGACGTTGTTGTAGAATGATATTAGAAAAGCCGGTGTCATTAGACACTGGCTTTTACTATTGGGTTTCTTGCTGCTTTTACTTCATCAAGCCTTCTTACAGGCGTATTGTGAGGTGCTGTCTTTAATATTTCTGGATTTTCTTCTGCTTCTTTAGCAATTGATTTCATTGCTTCTATGAATTCATCCAAAGTTTCTTTGCTTTCAGTCTCAGTTGGTTCAATCATCAGTGCACTATCTACTATGAGAGGGAAGTAGATAGTAGGAGGATGGAACCCATAATCTATCAATCTTTTTGCTACATCGAGCGTTGTTATGCCAGTTTCTTTATTCTTGAGGCCACTTAAGACAAATTCATGTTTGCATATTGTATCATATGGAAGATCATAGTGGCTTTTAAGCTTTTCTTTAAGATAGTTTGCATTTAAAACAGCCATTTCACTGGCAAACTTAAGTCCTTCAGCACCCATAGTCAATATATATGCGTACGCTTTGACAAGCACGTTGAAATTTCCGTAAAAACTTCTTATTTTGCCTATTGTATGCGGTAAATCATACTTAAAATAATATTTATCATTGTTTTTTTCAACAACAGGTACAGGCAGAAAATCTACAAGATCGCCTTTTACGCCAACTGGTCCGCTTCCAGGTCCGCCTCCACCGTGTGGTGTTGCAAAAGTCTTATGGAGATTTATGTGGACCACGTCAAATCCCATGTCGCCTGGTCTTGTTATACCCATGTTGGCATTCATGTTTGCTCCATCGTAGTAGAGAAGGCCTCCAGCATCATGAACTAGCTTAGCTATTTCTATGATGTTTTTTTCAAAAAGGCCGAGAGTATTTGGATTTGTAAGCATCAACCCTGCCACATCATCGTTAAGCATCAATTTCAATGAATCTATGTCTATAAGGCCATCATTTCCGGATTTTATCTCTACAACTTCAAAACCAGCTGTTGCGGCGCTGGCTGGATTTGTGCCGTGGGCAGAATCAGGTACTAAGATCTTTTTCCTTTTGTATTCACCGATGCTTTCAAAGTATGATTTAATTATCACCATTCCAGTAAGCTCTCCATGAGCTCCTGCAGCAGGCTGAAGCGTTATCCCATCCATGCCTGTTATTTCTTTTAGCATTTCTTGTAAATTGTACATAAGCTTTAATGCACCTTGTACAGTATTTTCATTTTGCAGTGGATGTATATCAGTAAATGCTTCAAAGCTGGCAATATCTTCATTTACTTTTGGATTGTACTTCATAGTACAAGACCCTAATGGATAAAATCCCTTGTCGACACTGTAGTTTTTATATGACAAATTTGTATAATGCCTTACAAGATCTACTTCGCTGACTTCAGGAAGGATTAAGTCTGTATGTCTTAAAAGCTCGTCTGGAATGGATTTTTCTAATTCAAAATCATCTACATCTAATGGTGGAAGGCTGTACGCTGTATGGCCTGGTTTTGATACTTCAAATATAAGTTTATCGTAGCTCATCAATTGCACCTCCCATGACACTTACAAGCTTATCAATTTCTTCCTTAGTCCTTTTTTCAGTGACGCAGACAA contains:
- the gcvPB gene encoding aminomethyl-transferring glycine dehydrogenase subunit GcvPB; protein product: MSYDKLIFEVSKPGHTAYSLPPLDVDDFELEKSIPDELLRHTDLILPEVSEVDLVRHYTNLSYKNYSVDKGFYPLGSCTMKYNPKVNEDIASFEAFTDIHPLQNENTVQGALKLMYNLQEMLKEITGMDGITLQPAAGAHGELTGMVIIKSYFESIGEYKRKKILVPDSAHGTNPASAATAGFEVVEIKSGNDGLIDIDSLKLMLNDDVAGLMLTNPNTLGLFEKNIIEIAKLVHDAGGLLYYDGANMNANMGITRPGDMGFDVVHINLHKTFATPHGGGGPGSGPVGVKGDLVDFLPVPVVEKNNDKYYFKYDLPHTIGKIRSFYGNFNVLVKAYAYILTMGAEGLKFASEMAVLNANYLKEKLKSHYDLPYDTICKHEFVLSGLKNKETGITTLDVAKRLIDYGFHPPTIYFPLIVDSALMIEPTETESKETLDEFIEAMKSIAKEAEENPEILKTAPHNTPVRRLDEVKAARNPIVKASV
- a CDS encoding OsmC family protein — protein: MAVETFKAVSKKLPEGLAVESEVRGFKMVLDEPKEMGGTNKGMNPVEALLCALGSCQTIVASAFAKAKGINLQEFWVELEGDIDLDGFMGKSDVRPGFQEIRFKMHMKTDAPKEKAEEFAKFIEKTCPVGDSIANPVKLVLSDVVVE
- a CDS encoding carboxymuconolactone decarboxylase family protein; protein product: MAKVDLNQMYANLSKIGQSIPSVMKAFEELHVSAVGNGALSAKEKELIALGIGVAVHCSYCIADHVNSCLKAGATRDEIMEVLGVAILMGGGPAAAYATEAVQVLEDAGK